One stretch of Miscanthus floridulus cultivar M001 chromosome 18, ASM1932011v1, whole genome shotgun sequence DNA includes these proteins:
- the LOC136522539 gene encoding DNA oxidative demethylase ALKBH2-like — protein sequence MASRLRLVGPTPSTDANSAQNQGVSGKAAGEGERVGEAKTPEPPRQDVTDLGGGSEVIYIPRFVAREKAWEWFDYLDKSIPWTSPEIRVFGRSAKQPRDVCYVADEGLTVLKYSGHQPRAHSWDEFPVLKDILKVVLEALPGSYFNSLLLNRYKTGSNYVSWHADDEPLYGPTPEIASVTFGCERDFLLRKKPTKSQATSGSGEAGRKRLKVTASQKQHSFLLKHGSLLVMRGYTQRDWQHSVPKRAKVSSPRINLTFRHVLPK from the exons ATGGCTTCGCGCCTCCGCCTCGTCGGCCCGACCCCAAGCACAGACGCGAACTCCGCCCAGAACCAAGGCGTCTCCGGCAAGGCAGCGGGGGAGGGGGAGCGAGTGGGAGAGGCGAAGACGCCGGAGCCGCCGCGGCAGGATGTGACGGACCTTGGCGGCGGCAGCGAGGTGATCTACATCCCCCGGTTCGTGGCCCGGGAGAAGGCGTGGGAGTGGTTCGACTACCTTGACAAGTCCATCCCCTGGACGTCCCCCGAAATCCGCGTCTTCGGCCGCTCTGCCAAACAG CCTAGAGATGTGTGCTATGTTGCAGATGAAGGGTTAACAGTTTTGAAATATAGTGGTCATCAGCCTCGTGCACATTCTTGGGATGAATTCCCCGTGCTCAAGGACATCTTGAAAGTG GTTCTTGAAGCCCTTCCAGGGAGCTATTTTAACAGCTTGCTCCTGAACAGATACAAGACAGGTTCAAACTACGTCTCATGGCATGCTGATGATGAGCCCCTCTATGGACCGACTCCAGAGATAGCATCTGTTACCTTTGGGTGTGAGCGTGACTTCTTACTTAGGAAGAAGCCTACTAAATCGCAAG CCACTTCTGGATCTGGTGAAGCTGGTCGAAAGCGGCTCAAGGTCACTGCATCTCAAAAGCAGCATTCTTTTCTTCTGAAGCATGGCTCGCTGCTTGTGATGAGAGGCTACACCCAACGGGACTGGCAGCACTCAGTTCCGAAGAGAGCCAAAGTGAGCTCACCAAGGATCAATCTGACTTTCAGGCATGTACTGCCAAAGTGA